The following are from one region of the Paenibacillus sp. JZ16 genome:
- the purM gene encoding phosphoribosylformylglycinamidine cyclo-ligase — MSDTYKQAGVDIAAGNEAVERMKKHVKTTFRPEVMTDLGGFGALFKLNKDQYEEPVLVSGTDGVGTKLKLAFAMDQHDTIGIDAVAMCVNDIVVQGAEPLFFLDYLACDKVIPSKIESIVKGIADGCNQAGCSLIGGETAEMPGMYSEGEYDIAGFTVGIVDKSKMINGSNIAAGDAVIGLASSGVHSNGFSLVRKLLLEDAGYSLQQELPELGGRLGDVLLAPTKIYVKPLLGLLKEIEVKGMAHITGGGFIENIPRMLPDGVNVDIEYGSWPILPIFKLMQEKGSISNKDMFTTFNMGIGMVLVVKEQDADGVLQYLRSAGEEAYVIGRVTEGERIVTFTGAEV, encoded by the coding sequence GTGTCGGATACTTACAAACAAGCAGGCGTGGATATCGCTGCAGGCAATGAAGCGGTAGAGCGTATGAAAAAGCATGTCAAAACGACTTTCAGACCGGAAGTCATGACCGACCTCGGGGGTTTTGGCGCACTGTTCAAGCTGAATAAAGACCAATATGAAGAGCCGGTACTCGTCTCAGGCACGGATGGCGTCGGCACAAAGCTGAAGCTCGCATTCGCGATGGACCAACATGATACCATCGGCATTGATGCGGTAGCGATGTGCGTGAACGATATTGTGGTGCAAGGCGCAGAACCGCTCTTTTTTCTCGACTATTTAGCTTGTGATAAGGTCATTCCGTCCAAAATCGAATCCATTGTCAAAGGGATCGCCGACGGATGCAACCAAGCGGGATGTTCCCTGATCGGCGGGGAAACGGCAGAGATGCCGGGCATGTACAGTGAAGGCGAGTATGACATCGCGGGCTTCACCGTAGGCATTGTCGACAAAAGCAAAATGATCAACGGGTCGAATATCGCGGCAGGCGACGCGGTGATTGGTCTAGCATCCAGCGGTGTGCACAGTAACGGCTTCTCGCTTGTTCGCAAGCTGCTTCTGGAGGACGCAGGCTACTCCCTGCAGCAAGAGCTTCCGGAACTGGGCGGACGTCTTGGCGACGTACTGCTCGCTCCGACCAAGATTTATGTGAAGCCGCTGCTCGGACTGTTGAAAGAGATCGAAGTAAAGGGTATGGCGCATATCACGGGCGGCGGATTCATCGAGAATATTCCGCGTATGCTGCCGGATGGCGTCAATGTCGACATCGAATACGGCTCTTGGCCGATTCTGCCGATCTTTAAGCTAATGCAGGAAAAAGGCAGCATTTCGAACAAGGATATGTTTACGACATTTAATATGGGAATCGGCATGGTGCTTGTCGTCAAAGAACAGGATGCAGACGGAGTGCTTCAATACCTCCGCTCCGCAGGCGAAGAGGCTTATGTGATCGGCCGGGTCACCGAAGGCGAGCGCATCGTAACCTTTACGGGAGCTGAGGTGTAA
- a CDS encoding ABC transporter permease — protein sequence MRMLIRAEGIKLQWSVITVLIVLDTLINSAMGAMQLESLKEFFPPSWLTLYIHSVNLHSMFFYPLYSAIIASLLCLYEHRDGGWKIVMSMPIPRNRLFYAKYMMLIGILGLVQVVFLLGYVATGYLVEAPGEIPWETLLYSIIGGWIGILPLAALQLIVSIRVRNFGASLAMSLGYVVPNIVLTGFHSAIGAWLPFTIPYYVMMPQAALYAPRVEPYSLWFIVLFTGIVYLLMGKRFVEKRDWL from the coding sequence ATGAGAATGCTGATACGTGCTGAAGGAATCAAGCTTCAATGGAGTGTCATCACAGTGCTCATCGTATTGGACACGCTGATTAACTCAGCGATGGGAGCGATGCAGCTTGAGAGCTTAAAGGAATTTTTCCCGCCCAGCTGGTTGACGCTCTATATCCATAGCGTTAATTTACACTCTATGTTTTTCTATCCTTTGTACAGCGCAATTATAGCCTCCTTATTATGCTTATATGAGCACCGGGACGGGGGCTGGAAGATAGTCATGAGTATGCCGATCCCCCGCAACAGGCTCTTCTATGCAAAATATATGATGCTCATTGGGATTTTGGGGCTGGTGCAGGTCGTTTTTTTACTCGGTTATGTAGCAACGGGATATCTTGTTGAAGCGCCTGGTGAGATTCCGTGGGAGACGTTACTCTATTCCATTATCGGAGGATGGATCGGTATTTTACCTCTTGCTGCCTTACAGCTTATCGTTTCAATAAGAGTTCGGAATTTTGGAGCCTCCCTGGCGATGTCTCTGGGATATGTGGTGCCGAATATCGTGCTGACAGGTTTTCATTCTGCCATTGGGGCTTGGCTTCCATTCACGATTCCCTACTATGTCATGATGCCACAGGCAGCGCTCTACGCGCCGCGAGTTGAACCTTATAGCCTGTGGTTCATCGTGTTATTTACAGGTATCGTATATTTGTTAATGGGGAAGCGTTTTGTTGAAAAAAGAGATTGGTTGTAG
- the purH gene encoding bifunctional phosphoribosylaminoimidazolecarboxamide formyltransferase/IMP cyclohydrolase: protein MGIKRALVSVSDKTGIVEFCRELSSLGVEIISTGGTKNLLAKEGVPVIGISDVTGFPEILDGRVKTLHPAVHSGLLAIRDSEEHQRQMQELGLDYIDLVVVNLYPFQETIAKPGVEYEDAIENIDIGGPTMLRSAAKNHAFVSVVVDAADYGSVIEEIRVGGDTTLETRKRLAAKVFRHTAAYDTLISDYLSNVTGDPLPERFSVTYEKIQDLRYGENPHQKAAFYRKPLAPAGTLTTAEQLHGKELSYNNINDANAALQIVKEFDEPTVVAVKHMNPCGVGIGTNVLEAYQKAYNADPTSIFGGIVAANRTIDAPTADLLKDIFLEIILAPDFTPEALEILTKKKNIRLLKMGEFGSAKERQSTLAVTTIEGGMIVQESDVHSLDAADLKVATDRKPTEEELKQLLFGWKVVKHVKSNAIVLAADNMTVGVGAGQMNRVGSARIAVEQAGEKAKGAVLASDAFFPMGDTVELAAKAGITAIIQPGGSIKDEESIKAANEYGIAMVFTGVRHFKH from the coding sequence GTGGGTATCAAAAGAGCTTTGGTCAGCGTTTCGGATAAAACCGGCATCGTGGAGTTTTGCCGCGAGTTGTCTTCATTGGGTGTAGAGATCATTTCGACAGGGGGAACGAAGAACCTCCTCGCCAAAGAAGGAGTTCCTGTCATCGGCATCTCCGATGTGACCGGATTCCCTGAGATTCTGGACGGACGCGTCAAAACCCTTCATCCAGCCGTGCACAGCGGTCTGCTTGCCATTCGCGACAGCGAGGAGCATCAACGTCAGATGCAGGAGCTGGGCCTCGATTACATCGATCTGGTCGTGGTGAACCTGTACCCATTCCAGGAAACGATCGCGAAGCCGGGTGTCGAGTATGAGGATGCAATCGAAAATATCGACATTGGCGGGCCGACGATGCTGCGTTCGGCTGCGAAAAACCATGCTTTTGTGAGCGTGGTTGTCGATGCGGCGGATTATGGCAGCGTGATCGAGGAAATCCGCGTCGGCGGCGACACGACGCTGGAAACCCGCAAACGTCTTGCAGCCAAGGTATTCCGTCATACGGCGGCCTACGATACGTTGATTTCCGACTATTTGTCGAATGTAACGGGCGATCCGCTTCCTGAGCGCTTTAGCGTCACCTACGAGAAAATTCAGGACCTTCGTTACGGCGAGAATCCACATCAAAAAGCGGCATTTTACCGTAAACCGCTGGCACCAGCGGGTACTTTGACGACCGCGGAGCAGCTGCACGGCAAAGAGCTCTCCTATAACAATATCAATGACGCGAACGCAGCCCTGCAGATCGTGAAGGAATTCGATGAGCCAACCGTGGTGGCCGTGAAGCATATGAACCCTTGCGGCGTCGGCATCGGGACAAATGTGCTGGAAGCTTACCAAAAAGCTTACAACGCTGATCCGACATCCATCTTCGGCGGCATCGTGGCGGCGAACCGGACAATTGACGCTCCGACGGCGGATCTGCTGAAGGATATTTTCCTTGAAATTATCCTGGCACCGGATTTCACACCGGAGGCGCTGGAGATTCTGACGAAAAAGAAAAATATCCGTCTACTGAAGATGGGCGAGTTCGGCTCGGCCAAGGAGCGCCAAAGCACACTTGCGGTGACAACCATCGAAGGCGGCATGATCGTACAGGAAAGCGATGTGCATTCCCTGGACGCCGCTGATCTGAAAGTTGCAACGGACCGGAAACCAACGGAAGAAGAGCTGAAGCAGCTGCTCTTCGGCTGGAAAGTGGTCAAGCACGTGAAATCTAATGCGATCGTATTGGCTGCAGACAACATGACCGTTGGCGTTGGCGCAGGCCAAATGAACCGTGTCGGCTCGGCGCGTATTGCGGTGGAACAGGCAGGAGAGAAAGCCAAGGGAGCCGTTCTCGCTTCCGATGCGTTCTTCCCGATGGGAGATACCGTGGAGCTTGCAGCGAAAGCCGGCATTACCGCCATCATTCAGCCGGGCGGCTCCATTAAGGATGAGGAATCCATCAAGGCAGCCAACGAATACGGGATCGCCATGGTCTTTACTGGCGTGCGGCATTTTAAACACTAA
- a CDS encoding sugar ABC transporter substrate-binding protein, producing the protein MKMKKLLTLAATFTLAFSITACGGNSPAPAAEAPAENPPAQETPAENTEAPELKPEEGAKLIVWESRDERAYTDAVAKEFTEKYGVEVTIEELSPTDQVTKLQQDGPSGLGADVVLFPHDNLGKAVATNLVLPNDYFEEKTKSSNSEAAIQGVSYDGVLYGYPRAAETYLMYYNKDLVKEVPTTMEEVIEFSKTFTDKSKNKYGIMFETGNLYFAYPFLASNGGYIFGNGGADVNDIGLNNEGAVKSMEVYASLKEILPVKSGDITPDIKRGLFTAGDLAMDINGPWELGGYKEALGDKLGVAPIPTIGGQPAVSFSGIKAWYVSSFTKYPQAARLFADFATSKEAQLKLSALVGSVPTNNEAQQDDQIKNDEYVSAFTEQFKSSQPMPSVPEMANVWSPVGAALAEIWDNNKDVKETLDKAVSQVKDLNSGGAGE; encoded by the coding sequence ATGAAGATGAAGAAACTACTTACGCTAGCTGCAACCTTCACGTTGGCGTTCTCCATTACAGCGTGCGGAGGAAATTCACCTGCTCCCGCTGCTGAGGCACCTGCTGAGAATCCACCAGCCCAGGAGACGCCGGCCGAAAATACAGAAGCACCGGAACTTAAGCCGGAGGAAGGCGCTAAATTGATCGTATGGGAAAGTAGAGACGAAAGAGCCTACACCGATGCGGTTGCTAAAGAATTTACCGAGAAATACGGCGTTGAAGTAACCATCGAAGAATTGTCTCCAACCGACCAAGTTACCAAGCTTCAACAAGACGGGCCATCCGGATTGGGCGCTGACGTTGTATTGTTCCCTCACGATAATCTGGGTAAGGCCGTAGCTACCAACCTGGTTCTCCCAAATGATTACTTCGAAGAAAAAACGAAGAGCAGCAACTCGGAAGCCGCTATCCAAGGCGTAAGCTACGACGGTGTTCTGTACGGATACCCGCGCGCTGCTGAAACATACCTGATGTACTACAACAAGGACCTGGTAAAAGAAGTTCCAACAACGATGGAAGAAGTTATTGAGTTCAGCAAAACCTTCACAGACAAATCCAAAAACAAATATGGAATCATGTTCGAAACAGGCAACCTGTACTTCGCATATCCATTCCTTGCTTCCAATGGCGGCTACATCTTCGGTAACGGCGGCGCAGATGTCAACGATATCGGCCTCAACAACGAAGGCGCAGTCAAGAGTATGGAAGTGTATGCAAGCCTGAAAGAAATTCTTCCGGTTAAATCCGGCGACATTACGCCTGATATCAAACGCGGATTGTTCACGGCCGGCGACCTGGCTATGGACATTAACGGACCATGGGAGCTCGGCGGATACAAAGAAGCGCTTGGCGACAAGCTTGGCGTTGCTCCAATCCCAACCATCGGCGGTCAGCCTGCTGTATCGTTCTCCGGTATCAAAGCTTGGTACGTAAGCTCGTTCACGAAATATCCGCAAGCCGCTCGTTTGTTCGCTGACTTTGCGACAAGCAAGGAAGCTCAATTGAAACTGAGCGCACTGGTTGGATCGGTTCCAACTAACAACGAAGCACAACAAGATGATCAAATCAAGAATGACGAGTATGTATCGGCATTCACAGAGCAGTTCAAATCTTCCCAACCGATGCCATCCGTTCCTGAAATGGCTAACGTATGGTCTCCTGTAGGCGCTGCACTGGCTGAGATCTGGGATAACAACAAAGACGTGAAAGAAACGCTTGATAAAGCTGTAAGTCAAGTGAAAGATCTCAACAGTGGTGGAGCTGGCGAGTAA
- a CDS encoding sensor histidine kinase, whose protein sequence is MKTFLAVTGIVLMAIFFMAFGWCVGKPLTYLIRWINQLSERNYSQPQEHFHQPSEGSLPHNNYRYPYILYKELFDRMTQLSNQLLQSETERLNMEVKKQEWIASISHDLKTPLSYIEGYAHMLSAADYDWTDEEKQNFSRQISGKTMEMKQLIHDLNQTGRWSVEQFPMNRKSDDIVNFLRDMMIDIANHPLAENASFMFTTEKDVCLMDFDRNLLGRAFQNVLMNAVIHNPSGTQVKCNISIKGNKCFIVIEDDGNGIEDTVLRQALDQSGRGIAIANAFVEAHAGCMSILPAEGKGTRVEIVLPVRL, encoded by the coding sequence ATGAAGACTTTTTTAGCTGTTACGGGCATCGTGTTAATGGCTATTTTTTTCATGGCTTTCGGTTGGTGCGTGGGCAAACCGCTTACTTATTTAATACGCTGGATCAACCAATTATCCGAAAGAAATTACAGCCAGCCGCAGGAACATTTCCATCAGCCGAGCGAAGGCTCATTACCTCATAACAACTATCGTTATCCGTATATCTTATATAAAGAATTATTTGATCGAATGACGCAATTATCGAATCAACTCCTGCAAAGTGAGACCGAGCGATTAAATATGGAAGTCAAGAAGCAGGAATGGATTGCGTCGATCAGCCATGATCTCAAGACGCCTTTGTCGTACATCGAAGGCTATGCTCATATGCTCTCAGCCGCCGATTATGATTGGACCGATGAGGAGAAACAGAATTTTAGCAGGCAGATCAGCGGCAAGACCATGGAAATGAAGCAGCTAATTCATGATTTAAACCAAACAGGCCGGTGGTCAGTCGAACAGTTCCCGATGAATAGAAAATCTGATGATATAGTGAATTTTCTGCGCGATATGATGATAGATATCGCAAACCACCCGTTAGCTGAGAATGCGTCATTTATGTTTACTACCGAAAAGGATGTTTGCTTGATGGATTTTGACAGAAATCTGTTAGGACGAGCCTTTCAAAATGTATTAATGAATGCGGTTATCCATAATCCGTCCGGCACCCAGGTTAAATGCAATATCTCTATTAAAGGAAACAAATGTTTCATTGTGATCGAGGATGATGGAAACGGGATCGAGGATACGGTATTAAGACAGGCTTTGGATCAATCCGGTAGAGGAATCGCTATAGCCAATGCCTTTGTGGAAGCCCATGCAGGCTGCATGAGCATTCTGCCCGCAGAGGGTAAGGGCACCCGTGTTGAAATTGTGTTGCCGGTCCGCCTGTAA
- the purD gene encoding phosphoribosylamine--glycine ligase — protein MDILVIGGGGREHAIVWALAKSLKADKIYCAPGNAGIGQLAECVPIAVSEFEKLAAFAVEKQVGLIVVGPDDPLADGIVDAFDATGIPVFGPRKNAAEIEGSKTFMKDLLHKYGIPTAAYAKFDDYEKALAYLRQQGAPIVVKADGLAAGKGVTVARTIEEAEQALSDIMQSKVFGDAGSRVVIEEFLEGQEMSILAFVDGETVKPMSAAQDHKPAYDGDLGPNTGGMGTYSPLPHIQSSVIEEAIETIIKPTAKAMVAEGRPFRGVLFAGLMITPDGKPKTIEFNARFGDPETQVVLPRLKTDLLEVFLAAVNGNLADLELEWSDEAAVCVILASGGYPASYPKGIAINGLDNEQDGTIVFHAGTSRDADGTWRTNGGRVLGVVGLGADIASARAKAYERAEAILFEGKQNRTDIALKALV, from the coding sequence ATGGATATTTTGGTTATCGGAGGTGGCGGAAGAGAGCATGCCATCGTATGGGCACTGGCAAAGAGCCTGAAAGCGGATAAGATTTACTGCGCACCCGGCAACGCCGGTATCGGACAGCTGGCCGAGTGCGTGCCGATCGCGGTATCGGAGTTTGAGAAGCTGGCGGCATTCGCCGTGGAGAAGCAGGTGGGACTCATTGTTGTCGGTCCGGATGATCCGCTGGCTGACGGCATCGTAGATGCATTCGACGCTACAGGCATCCCGGTATTCGGTCCGCGCAAAAATGCAGCCGAAATTGAGGGCAGCAAAACTTTTATGAAGGACTTGCTCCATAAATACGGCATTCCGACGGCAGCCTACGCGAAGTTCGACGATTACGAGAAGGCGCTAGCTTACTTGCGCCAGCAAGGCGCACCGATCGTCGTGAAAGCGGACGGGCTCGCAGCCGGCAAGGGTGTTACCGTTGCGCGGACGATCGAGGAAGCCGAGCAGGCGCTCAGCGACATTATGCAATCGAAGGTGTTTGGCGATGCGGGAAGCCGGGTGGTCATCGAGGAGTTCCTGGAAGGCCAGGAAATGTCGATCCTCGCCTTTGTGGATGGTGAAACCGTGAAGCCGATGTCGGCGGCACAGGATCATAAACCGGCTTATGATGGAGATTTGGGACCGAATACAGGTGGGATGGGAACGTATTCTCCATTGCCTCATATTCAGTCATCTGTCATTGAAGAGGCCATTGAGACGATTATCAAGCCCACAGCGAAAGCGATGGTTGCGGAAGGTCGTCCGTTCCGGGGCGTTCTGTTCGCCGGATTGATGATTACGCCGGACGGAAAACCGAAGACCATTGAGTTCAACGCCAGATTTGGCGATCCGGAAACACAGGTCGTATTGCCGCGCTTGAAGACGGATCTGCTTGAGGTATTCCTTGCTGCCGTTAACGGAAACCTGGCTGATTTAGAACTGGAGTGGAGTGACGAAGCAGCGGTATGCGTCATCCTGGCTTCCGGCGGGTATCCTGCATCGTATCCAAAAGGAATTGCCATCAATGGGCTGGATAACGAGCAGGACGGAACGATTGTATTTCATGCGGGAACCTCCCGCGATGCTGATGGAACGTGGAGAACGAATGGCGGCCGTGTCCTGGGCGTTGTCGGACTAGGGGCAGATATCGCATCCGCACGGGCGAAAGCGTATGAGCGTGCAGAAGCGATTTTGTTTGAAGGCAAGCAGAACCGGACGGATATTGCGCTGAAGGCGCTTGTGTAG
- a CDS encoding ABC transporter permease, with amino-acid sequence MMLELMRAEGLKLKLLCRWMPVIQGIILISMTALEWYLYFRQGPGGIYAGFAVMYMFLSFVFLLGITLLASIMAGTEHETKAWKQLLAMPVPKASVYLAKLLWILVLQLCAAIITIMGMCLIWVLYSNEPIPWGIMILQPLFACLSTLPMMAIQLWLSTVFSNQALPLALGIFGSITSLFLARSNSLIIQILPWSYPALSSPLIPGHMQWIGISLGVGFMLTVLGALLFARREFE; translated from the coding sequence ATGATGCTGGAGCTGATGCGTGCAGAAGGATTAAAACTTAAGTTATTATGCCGGTGGATGCCTGTAATCCAGGGCATAATCCTGATCAGCATGACGGCCTTGGAGTGGTATCTTTATTTTCGTCAAGGTCCAGGTGGAATCTATGCCGGCTTTGCGGTCATGTACATGTTTTTGTCTTTCGTTTTTTTATTGGGGATTACGCTTCTAGCCAGCATTATGGCCGGTACCGAGCACGAAACCAAGGCATGGAAGCAGCTGCTTGCGATGCCTGTTCCCAAAGCGTCTGTGTATCTGGCTAAACTTTTATGGATCCTTGTATTACAGTTATGTGCCGCAATCATTACGATCATGGGGATGTGCCTGATTTGGGTTCTGTATTCGAATGAACCGATACCTTGGGGAATCATGATATTGCAGCCTCTGTTCGCCTGCTTATCGACATTGCCGATGATGGCTATTCAGCTCTGGCTGTCCACGGTGTTTTCGAACCAGGCTTTACCGCTGGCTCTCGGGATATTCGGCTCCATAACCAGCTTGTTTTTAGCGCGAAGCAATTCTCTTATCATTCAAATCCTTCCCTGGTCGTATCCGGCACTATCCAGCCCGCTGATCCCTGGCCATATGCAGTGGATAGGAATCTCACTTGGAGTAGGGTTCATGCTGACGGTGCTGGGAGCTCTCCTGTTTGCCAGAAGAGAATTTGAATAG
- a CDS encoding sugar ABC transporter permease, with amino-acid sequence MRQHRTTAAVLSAICMGLGQLYNRQWIKGVLLLIVGIFSLYYFINNLGDAIWGMTTLGEQGSHLEKVNGLTQMVAGDHSINLLIEGLITMIMFALFLIGYYANIKNAYNAGKLRGQGGKPNNFRQTLYYIFEWKFAQSFLTLPAIGILFFTVMPIIFMVMLAFTNYSAPNNLPPANLVDWVGFKTFTNLVALKSWSHTFFGVLTWTIIWAVLATVTTYFGGVLVALLIQQKGIRFKGVWRVILIIPYAIPQLISLLVMRNMFNGQFGPINQYLRYFGLEGLPWLTDPVWAKVTVIIVNMWVGIPVSMLLVMSVLTTIPKDLYEAADVDGATGFQKFKIITLPMILFSTAPVLITQFAGNINNFNLIFLLTNGNPVVGDYQYAGATDLLVTWLYKLTLDQQRYSMASAIGIIIFMIIATFSIYNYRRTRSFKEEDMIQ; translated from the coding sequence ATGCGTCAACATCGTACGACAGCAGCCGTATTATCAGCCATCTGTATGGGTCTGGGTCAGCTTTACAATCGGCAATGGATCAAAGGCGTTCTTTTACTTATCGTAGGTATATTCAGTCTGTATTACTTCATCAACAACCTGGGTGATGCCATCTGGGGAATGACAACTTTGGGGGAACAGGGAAGCCATTTAGAGAAAGTCAACGGATTAACCCAAATGGTAGCAGGTGACCATTCCATCAATCTGCTGATTGAAGGACTTATCACCATGATTATGTTTGCGCTTTTTCTTATTGGGTATTACGCCAATATCAAAAACGCATATAACGCTGGAAAACTAAGGGGACAGGGTGGAAAACCCAACAACTTCAGACAGACCCTTTACTATATTTTTGAATGGAAATTCGCGCAATCTTTCCTGACGCTGCCGGCCATCGGTATTTTGTTTTTTACGGTCATGCCGATTATCTTCATGGTCATGCTGGCGTTTACGAACTATTCTGCTCCAAACAATCTGCCGCCGGCAAATTTGGTTGACTGGGTCGGTTTCAAAACCTTCACCAATCTCGTTGCATTGAAATCATGGAGCCATACGTTCTTCGGCGTCCTGACCTGGACGATCATCTGGGCAGTGCTGGCAACGGTAACGACGTATTTTGGCGGTGTGCTCGTTGCACTCCTTATTCAACAAAAAGGAATTCGTTTCAAAGGCGTATGGCGTGTCATTCTGATCATTCCATATGCGATTCCGCAGCTGATTTCCTTGCTCGTCATGCGTAATATGTTTAACGGGCAATTCGGACCGATCAACCAGTATTTAAGATATTTCGGTTTGGAAGGCCTGCCATGGCTGACCGATCCGGTCTGGGCCAAAGTGACCGTTATTATCGTTAATATGTGGGTAGGTATCCCGGTATCCATGCTTCTCGTTATGAGTGTCCTGACTACGATTCCGAAGGATCTTTATGAAGCGGCCGATGTGGACGGGGCGACTGGATTCCAGAAATTCAAGATCATCACCCTGCCGATGATTTTGTTCTCGACGGCACCGGTGCTGATTACGCAATTTGCCGGTAACATTAACAACTTTAACTTGATTTTCCTCCTGACAAACGGTAACCCGGTTGTGGGTGATTATCAATACGCGGGTGCGACGGACCTGCTGGTAACCTGGCTCTATAAACTGACGCTGGATCAGCAGCGGTACAGCATGGCATCGGCCATCGGTATTATCATCTTCATGATTATTGCGACCTTCTCGATTTACAATTATCGCAGAACCAGATCCTTTAAAGAGGAGGATATGATCCAATAA
- the purN gene encoding phosphoribosylglycinamide formyltransferase, with amino-acid sequence MMPFRIAVFASGRGSNFQALVDTQHRGALGGVISILVCDKPQAPVVELAQAANVDVFAFQPKDYASKEDYEREIAVELQQRGVELIVLAGYMRLLSPSFVEFYSGRIINIHPSLLPAFPGKDAIGQALDYGVKMTGVTVHFVDGGMDTGPVIAQKAVEIKEGETAEVLAERIHAVEQKLYSEVVSWFAQGRISLNGRNVTITE; translated from the coding sequence ATGATGCCGTTTCGGATTGCGGTTTTCGCTTCCGGCAGGGGCAGTAACTTTCAGGCTTTGGTAGATACGCAGCACAGGGGGGCCCTGGGCGGCGTGATCAGCATCCTGGTATGCGATAAGCCACAGGCTCCCGTCGTGGAGCTGGCTCAAGCGGCGAATGTGGATGTATTCGCCTTTCAGCCGAAGGATTATGCCTCGAAGGAAGATTACGAACGTGAAATTGCGGTAGAACTTCAGCAGCGCGGTGTCGAATTGATTGTTCTTGCAGGATATATGCGGTTATTGAGTCCGTCCTTTGTCGAGTTCTATAGCGGCCGGATCATCAACATTCATCCATCGCTGCTGCCTGCTTTTCCAGGAAAAGACGCGATTGGCCAAGCGCTGGACTATGGTGTGAAGATGACTGGTGTCACGGTTCACTTTGTGGATGGCGGCATGGATACCGGACCTGTTATTGCTCAAAAAGCCGTAGAGATCAAGGAAGGCGAAACGGCAGAAGTGCTGGCAGAACGCATTCATGCCGTGGAGCAGAAGTTATACTCTGAAGTCGTTTCCTGGTTCGCCCAGGGGCGAATTTCGCTGAACGGGCGGAATGTGACGATTACCGAATAG
- a CDS encoding ABC transporter ATP-binding protein, with amino-acid sequence MDDYAIDTQELTRRFGKRETVKQINLKVPKREIYGFLGPNGAGKTTTIRMLLGLIRSSSGDIRILGKDLNKYRMDILKDVGSLVESPSYYAHLSGYKNLKIMALIHGIQESRIQEVLEWVRLSQAAHRPVKSYSLGMKQRLGIAMALITNPKLLILDEPTNGLDPSGIQEIRELITRLPRDFDITVLLSSHLLSEIEQVATWVGIINQGELIFQGPLQELTDRSKPYVWVEMDRPLEAAAALNSQGFDAVPEITTGQIRTSMIDRPQSAEMIRFLVNHQYDVYRVTEKKKTLEEIFLELTGQENSL; translated from the coding sequence ATGGACGATTATGCAATCGATACACAGGAGTTGACCCGACGGTTCGGGAAGCGGGAAACGGTTAAGCAGATTAATTTGAAGGTCCCTAAGCGGGAAATCTATGGATTTCTGGGGCCCAATGGCGCTGGTAAAACAACAACGATTCGAATGCTCCTTGGACTGATCCGTTCGTCATCAGGTGATATTCGTATCCTAGGCAAGGATCTGAACAAGTACAGAATGGACATTTTAAAGGATGTCGGTTCTCTCGTAGAATCCCCTTCATACTATGCTCACCTATCAGGATATAAGAATCTGAAGATTATGGCGTTAATCCATGGAATACAAGAATCCAGGATTCAGGAGGTTCTGGAATGGGTGAGACTGAGCCAGGCGGCTCATCGGCCGGTCAAAAGTTATTCTCTTGGTATGAAGCAGCGGCTTGGGATCGCGATGGCGCTTATTACAAATCCCAAATTGTTGATTCTAGATGAGCCCACAAATGGACTTGATCCATCGGGAATTCAAGAAATTCGAGAGCTGATTACACGACTTCCCCGCGATTTTGATATCACTGTACTGCTTTCAAGCCATTTGCTGAGTGAAATCGAGCAGGTTGCAACGTGGGTAGGAATTATTAATCAAGGGGAATTGATCTTCCAAGGACCGCTGCAGGAATTAACGGATCGCAGTAAGCCTTATGTCTGGGTGGAGATGGACCGGCCCCTGGAAGCAGCAGCAGCTCTGAATAGTCAAGGCTTTGATGCGGTGCCGGAAATAACAACAGGTCAGATCCGTACCTCCATGATCGACAGGCCGCAATCAGCCGAAATGATTCGTTTCCTTGTCAATCATCAGTATGATGTCTACCGGGTAACGGAGAAGAAGAAAACCCTTGAGGAAATCTTCCTGGAATTAACCGGTCAGGAGAACAGCTTATGA